The following proteins come from a genomic window of Corynebacterium falsenii:
- a CDS encoding universal stress protein has protein sequence MYNVVVVGTDGSDSSMLAVSRAAGIAAVVGAELVLASAYIGDSANKADKAAMQGRSATLDGEQAASSVLAAAEDFAREKGAERVRTVLREGTPVEALMDVVTSENADLLVVGNRGINSLTGRLLGSVPADVARQAHCDVMIVHTVD, from the coding sequence ATGTATAACGTTGTAGTGGTGGGTACCGACGGCTCCGATTCTTCGATGCTGGCAGTCAGCCGAGCGGCAGGCATAGCGGCCGTCGTGGGGGCGGAGCTCGTGCTGGCCAGCGCCTATATCGGAGATTCGGCCAACAAGGCAGACAAAGCCGCAATGCAGGGGCGCTCAGCCACCCTGGATGGGGAACAGGCTGCCTCGTCCGTTCTGGCGGCGGCGGAGGACTTCGCGCGGGAAAAGGGCGCGGAGCGGGTACGCACCGTGCTCCGCGAAGGCACGCCCGTTGAGGCTCTCATGGATGTGGTGACCAGCGAAAACGCCGACCTTCTGGTGGTCGGCAACCGCGGCATCAATTCCCTGACCGGCCGCCTCTTGGGCAGCGTCCCGGCCGATGTGGCCCGGCAGGCGCACTGCGACGTGATGATTGTTCACACGGTAGACTAG
- a CDS encoding helicase domain-containing protein, with protein sequence MDNSATDIAAEQEHLDQLLARVDHARGVLESRFKDVRKEADIDDPQGLMMRDREARDIALRLESYSAAEVGLMFGRIDVHDPEAENPVPGHPDVDRRYIGRIGLHDSDDTMRTLLMDWRAPMARPFYLATTMHPDGVTTRRHIKTRGRTIVGVSDETLSAPTGQAESSDSAESRSGMVEGDARGGVGKETALLEAVTRARTPQMRDIVETIAAEQDQIIRSEHRGVTVVQGGPGTGKTAVALHRAAYLLYTWREQLKNTGVLIVGPNDRFLTYISQVLPSLGETGVVLATPGTLLPGIQTTPETDLLAREVKGSTEMLTILANAVKTWQTVPDAERRLRIDGVEITLTPAMVRAARTRARRSRKPHNLARPVFAEHLTGSLTGALADAIGADPLDEAGGGNLLSRADRAQLHQDLAQEPVVEELVEEFWPEVTPEQVLRRLYEEPEAAASDYDDATLDGLRRGGSAEWEWTDADAPLLDELTDLVGFIDDEEAAHAEREQWLEKIAEAQEALDILSGSASQDLDDGFAPEILMAYDVLDAETLAKRQRTTDNRSTAQRAAADTRWAFGHVIVDEAQELSPMAWRMIFRRSPNRWMTVVGDPAQTGNPAGVEAWSDTLEPFVADRWKLHELTVNYRTPQDIAYVAAQLLPEIAPEQREPVALRATGTGVRYAPMSELEREVHGAMDRAGEGLVGVISADPGNMSARLGLGDERVIVADTSRAKGLEFDEVVVVEPADIVGASPQGLNDVYVAITRATQGLTVVHDEPLPWD encoded by the coding sequence TTGGATAATTCCGCAACTGATATCGCCGCGGAGCAGGAACACCTCGACCAACTGTTGGCTCGGGTGGACCATGCTCGCGGCGTTTTGGAATCTCGGTTCAAAGATGTGCGCAAAGAAGCGGACATTGACGATCCTCAGGGCCTGATGATGCGCGACCGCGAGGCGCGCGATATCGCCCTGCGCCTCGAGTCGTACAGCGCCGCCGAAGTGGGCCTCATGTTTGGCCGCATCGACGTGCACGACCCTGAAGCGGAGAACCCTGTCCCCGGCCACCCGGATGTGGACCGGCGCTACATCGGCCGCATCGGTCTGCACGATTCCGATGACACCATGCGCACACTCCTCATGGATTGGCGTGCACCCATGGCGCGGCCGTTCTACCTCGCCACCACAATGCACCCCGATGGCGTGACCACGCGGCGGCACATTAAGACCCGCGGCAGGACCATTGTTGGGGTGTCGGACGAGACCCTGTCTGCGCCAACCGGGCAGGCTGAATCGTCTGACTCCGCCGAGTCCCGTAGTGGCATGGTGGAGGGGGATGCGCGGGGTGGCGTCGGGAAAGAAACAGCTCTGCTGGAGGCCGTGACGCGCGCACGTACGCCACAGATGCGCGACATCGTGGAGACGATCGCGGCGGAGCAGGATCAGATCATCCGCAGTGAGCACCGGGGCGTGACCGTGGTGCAGGGCGGACCCGGCACCGGTAAGACGGCGGTGGCGCTGCACCGCGCGGCGTACCTGCTGTACACGTGGCGTGAGCAGCTGAAGAACACGGGCGTGCTCATCGTGGGGCCGAATGATCGGTTCCTCACCTACATTTCGCAGGTGCTGCCCTCGCTGGGTGAAACGGGCGTGGTGCTGGCCACGCCCGGCACGCTGCTGCCTGGGATCCAGACCACGCCGGAGACCGACCTGCTGGCGCGGGAGGTCAAGGGCTCCACAGAGATGCTCACGATCCTGGCGAACGCGGTGAAGACGTGGCAAACGGTGCCGGATGCCGAACGGCGGCTGCGCATCGACGGAGTGGAGATCACTCTCACCCCGGCGATGGTGCGCGCGGCGCGGACGCGGGCCAGGCGGTCGCGCAAGCCGCATAACCTCGCCCGGCCGGTGTTCGCCGAGCACCTGACGGGGTCGCTGACGGGGGCCTTGGCGGACGCGATCGGTGCCGATCCGCTCGATGAAGCCGGTGGCGGCAATCTGCTCTCGCGGGCGGATCGGGCGCAGCTGCACCAGGATCTGGCGCAGGAGCCGGTGGTGGAGGAACTCGTGGAGGAGTTCTGGCCGGAGGTCACGCCGGAGCAGGTGCTGCGCCGGTTGTACGAGGAGCCGGAGGCGGCGGCGAGCGATTACGACGATGCCACGCTCGACGGCTTGCGGCGCGGCGGTTCGGCTGAGTGGGAGTGGACCGATGCCGACGCTCCCCTGCTCGACGAACTCACCGACCTCGTCGGCTTCATCGACGACGAGGAGGCAGCCCACGCCGAGCGCGAGCAGTGGCTGGAGAAGATCGCTGAGGCGCAGGAAGCGCTGGACATTCTGTCGGGGTCGGCGTCTCAGGACTTGGATGACGGGTTCGCCCCCGAGATCCTCATGGCCTACGACGTGCTGGATGCGGAAACGTTGGCGAAGCGGCAGCGCACCACGGATAACCGCTCCACCGCGCAGCGCGCGGCGGCGGATACCCGCTGGGCGTTCGGGCACGTCATCGTGGACGAAGCCCAGGAGCTGAGCCCGATGGCGTGGCGCATGATTTTCCGCCGCTCCCCCAACCGGTGGATGACGGTGGTGGGCGACCCCGCGCAGACCGGTAACCCTGCCGGAGTGGAGGCATGGTCGGACACGTTGGAGCCCTTCGTGGCCGACCGCTGGAAACTCCACGAGCTCACGGTGAACTACCGCACGCCGCAGGACATCGCGTATGTGGCGGCGCAGTTGCTTCCGGAGATCGCCCCGGAACAGCGGGAACCGGTGGCGTTGCGCGCCACCGGCACAGGTGTGCGCTACGCCCCAATGAGCGAGCTCGAGCGCGAAGTTCACGGTGCCATGGATCGGGCCGGCGAGGGACTAGTCGGCGTGATCTCCGCTGACCCCGGCAATATGTCCGCCCGGCTGGGCCTGGGCGACGAGCGCGTGATCGTCGCGGACACGTCGCGGGCCAAGGGCTTAGAGTTCGATGAGGTGGTCGTGGTGGAGCCTGCGGACATCGTTGGTGCGTCTCCTCAAGGGCTCAACGATGTGTACGTGGCCATCACGCGCGCCACGCAGGGCCTCACGGTCGTGCACGACGAGCCGCTGCCCTGGGACTAA
- a CDS encoding DoxX family membrane protein — protein sequence MIRTLARPLLASSFAVDGVQMLLHSNKYSKDAKAVNSTLRSVIPAGYRSFIPRDPDTTVRVVGTTKVVASLALAKGKSPRLAAATLAALQIPTALSRHAFWKASNEGEKKEEVRGLVTDLALLGGLAITSADTAGKPGLKWRVQKAMPGKSEQQKMLENAQGQAQSFLEKTKDVASQVQENVADYVDDHSDEWKEAAGNLKDQAVVLGAQAQDIASDFIGDVDTKKLNKKAKKLRKKLG from the coding sequence ATGATCCGTACTCTCGCCCGCCCGCTGCTGGCTTCTTCGTTCGCCGTTGACGGCGTGCAGATGCTGCTGCACAGCAACAAGTACTCCAAGGATGCGAAGGCTGTGAACTCCACCCTCCGCTCCGTGATCCCCGCTGGTTACCGCAGCTTCATCCCGAGGGATCCCGATACCACCGTGCGCGTCGTGGGTACCACCAAGGTTGTGGCTTCCCTGGCTCTCGCCAAGGGCAAGTCTCCGCGCTTGGCTGCCGCTACCCTGGCTGCCCTGCAGATCCCCACAGCCCTGTCCCGCCACGCTTTCTGGAAGGCGTCGAACGAGGGCGAGAAGAAGGAAGAGGTGCGCGGCCTCGTCACCGACCTGGCTCTGCTGGGCGGCCTGGCCATCACCAGCGCTGACACCGCTGGCAAGCCGGGTCTGAAGTGGCGCGTGCAGAAGGCCATGCCGGGCAAGTCCGAGCAGCAGAAGATGCTCGAGAACGCTCAGGGCCAAGCACAGTCCTTCTTGGAGAAGACCAAGGACGTGGCTTCCCAGGTGCAGGAGAACGTGGCTGACTACGTGGATGACCACTCCGATGAGTGGAAGGAAGCCGCTGGCAACCTCAAGGATCAGGCCGTTGTTCTCGGCGCTCAGGCGCAGGACATCGCTTCTGACTTCATTGGTGACGTAGACACCAAGAAGCTGAACAAGAAGGCCAAGAAGCTGCGTAAGAAGCTCGGCTAG
- a CDS encoding MBL fold metallo-hydrolase — MTISISSVNEIASLSSPREVQAVCLSGSPSSVDATSLTHTTVGDMDNNVWILSRGGQALLIDAATDAPHLLELIDQLGVTVTDVLTTHRHHDHVQALQEVLEATGARHHAGRKDAEALPASVDEVYGNDEGTPEPLRLAGDQLADLGLKAVELRGHTPGGIAVLGLGRAFVGDSVFPGGVGKTNSSEDFAQLLDDVESRIFSLPGETIIHPGHGDSTTVAEEKPKVDEWRQRGW; from the coding sequence ATGACTATTTCGATTTCTTCGGTCAATGAAATTGCTTCGCTATCTTCTCCCCGTGAGGTTCAGGCTGTGTGCCTTTCGGGTTCGCCTTCTTCGGTCGACGCCACCAGCCTGACCCACACCACCGTCGGCGATATGGATAACAACGTGTGGATCCTGTCTCGGGGTGGTCAGGCGTTGCTTATTGATGCGGCTACTGATGCCCCACACCTGTTGGAGCTCATTGATCAGCTCGGCGTGACGGTCACGGATGTGCTCACCACTCACCGGCACCATGATCACGTCCAGGCGTTGCAAGAGGTTTTGGAGGCCACGGGCGCCCGTCACCACGCAGGCCGCAAGGATGCCGAGGCGTTGCCGGCGTCCGTGGATGAGGTCTACGGCAACGATGAGGGCACGCCGGAGCCGCTGCGTTTGGCCGGTGATCAGCTGGCTGATCTGGGACTCAAGGCCGTGGAGCTGCGTGGCCACACACCGGGTGGCATTGCTGTGCTGGGGCTGGGCCGCGCCTTCGTGGGAGATAGCGTTTTCCCTGGTGGTGTGGGTAAAACGAATTCGTCGGAAGATTTCGCCCAGTTGCTGGATGATGTGGAGTCCCGCATCTTTAGCCTGCCTGGTGAGACGATCATTCACCCCGGTCACGGCGATTCCACCACGGTGGCTGAGGAAAAACCCAAGGTCGATGAGTGGCGCCAGCGAGGCTGGTAG
- the uvrA gene encoding excinuclease ABC subunit UvrA, with amino-acid sequence MADTLVVRGAREHNLKGVDIDLPRDKMIVFTGLSGSGKSSLAFDTIFAEGQRRYVESLSSYARMFLGRMDKPDVDLIEGLSPAVSIDQKSTNRNPRSTVGTVTEIFDYLRLLYARTGVPHCPECGEVIQRQTPQEIVDQILAMEQGLKFQVLAPVVRTRKGEFVDLFEDLASQGYSRVMVDGEVHQLSNPPKLEKQVKHDIDVVVDRLQVKPTQKQRLTDSVETALNLADGIVVLDFVGLGDDDPNRTRRFSEKMACPNGHPITLDELEPRTFSFNSPYGACPACDGLGTRLEVDEKLVIPDEDAPLIHAIAPWASSPNSKYFVKLLTALSEQLGIEATTPWSKLTKTQRKAVLHGHSATIKVSYRNRYGRARNYSAPFEGVMPFLTRKMDQTDSDWAKDRYRSYMREVACPTCNGTRLKPEVLAVTIASGKKELSIAEVSDLSIADASEFLDNLTLTKRQEMIAGAVLREIQARLKFLLDVGLNYLSMSRSAGTLSGGEAQRIRLATQIGSGLAGVLYVLDEPSIGLHQRDNERLIRTLEHLRDLGNTLIVVEHDEDTIRTADWLVDIGPRAGEYGGEVVYQGEPQGIYDVEESLTGNYLSGARVLAVPESRRPVDKKRMLTVHGAQENNLKNVDVNIPLGVLTCITGVSGSGKSSLINGILARSLANTLNGARLVPGHHKKISGTEHLDKLVQVDQSPIGRTPRSNPATYTGVFDKIRKLFAETTEAKVRGYTAGRFSFNVKGGRCEACHGDGTLKIEMNFLPDVYVPCEVCHGARYNRETLEVHYKGKNISEVLDMPITEAAEFFAPVTSISRYLDTLVDVGLGYVRLGQSATTLSGGEAQRVKLAAELQKRSNGRTIYILDEPTTGLHFEDIRKLMLVIQGLVDKGNSVLIIEHNLDVIKAADWIVDMGPEGGSGGGTVVAEGTPEQIAKVKESHTGRYLASLV; translated from the coding sequence GTGGCTGACACGCTGGTCGTCCGCGGTGCACGAGAGCACAACCTCAAGGGCGTGGACATTGATCTGCCCCGCGACAAGATGATCGTCTTTACCGGACTGTCGGGGTCAGGCAAATCCTCCCTGGCCTTCGACACGATCTTCGCCGAAGGGCAGCGGCGCTACGTGGAATCGCTGAGCTCCTACGCCCGCATGTTCCTCGGACGGATGGACAAGCCGGACGTAGACCTCATCGAAGGCCTCTCGCCGGCCGTATCCATCGACCAGAAATCCACCAACCGCAACCCACGATCCACCGTGGGCACCGTCACCGAAATCTTCGACTACCTGCGCCTGCTCTACGCTCGCACGGGCGTGCCGCACTGCCCGGAATGCGGCGAAGTCATCCAGCGGCAAACGCCGCAGGAGATCGTGGACCAGATCCTCGCCATGGAGCAAGGGCTGAAGTTCCAGGTGCTCGCGCCCGTGGTGCGCACCCGCAAAGGCGAGTTTGTGGACCTGTTCGAGGACCTGGCCAGCCAGGGCTACTCCCGCGTGATGGTCGACGGGGAAGTCCACCAGCTCTCGAACCCGCCGAAGCTGGAAAAGCAGGTCAAGCACGATATCGACGTGGTGGTGGACCGCCTACAGGTCAAGCCCACGCAAAAGCAGCGCCTCACCGACTCCGTAGAGACCGCACTGAACCTCGCCGACGGCATCGTGGTGCTCGACTTCGTGGGGCTTGGCGACGACGACCCGAACCGTACCCGGCGATTCTCCGAAAAGATGGCCTGCCCCAACGGACACCCCATCACCCTGGACGAGTTGGAACCGCGCACGTTCTCCTTCAACTCCCCATACGGCGCCTGCCCGGCGTGTGATGGCCTGGGCACCCGCCTTGAAGTGGACGAGAAGCTGGTGATCCCCGACGAAGACGCGCCGCTGATCCACGCCATCGCGCCGTGGGCATCCAGCCCCAACAGCAAATACTTTGTCAAGCTCCTCACCGCACTGTCCGAACAACTGGGCATTGAGGCCACCACGCCCTGGAGCAAGCTCACCAAAACCCAGCGCAAGGCCGTGCTGCACGGGCACTCCGCCACCATCAAGGTGAGCTACCGCAACCGCTACGGACGTGCCCGCAACTACAGCGCACCGTTCGAAGGCGTGATGCCATTCCTCACCAGGAAGATGGACCAGACCGACTCCGACTGGGCCAAGGATCGCTACCGCAGTTACATGCGCGAAGTAGCCTGTCCCACCTGTAACGGCACGCGCCTGAAGCCCGAGGTGCTGGCAGTAACGATCGCCTCGGGGAAGAAGGAACTGTCCATCGCCGAAGTCTCCGACCTCTCGATCGCAGACGCCAGCGAGTTCCTCGACAACCTCACACTGACCAAGCGGCAAGAAATGATCGCCGGAGCCGTGCTGCGCGAGATCCAAGCGCGGCTGAAATTCCTGCTGGACGTGGGCCTGAACTACCTCTCCATGTCCCGCTCCGCAGGCACGCTATCCGGTGGCGAAGCACAGCGCATCCGCTTGGCCACGCAGATCGGCTCCGGCCTGGCGGGCGTGCTGTACGTGCTGGACGAGCCCTCGATTGGCCTGCACCAGCGCGACAACGAACGGCTCATCCGCACACTCGAGCACCTGCGCGACCTGGGCAACACACTGATCGTTGTGGAGCACGACGAAGACACGATCCGCACCGCCGACTGGCTGGTGGATATCGGTCCGCGCGCCGGGGAATACGGCGGCGAGGTGGTGTACCAAGGCGAGCCGCAGGGCATCTACGACGTGGAGGAATCCCTCACGGGCAACTACCTCTCGGGCGCGCGGGTGCTGGCGGTGCCGGAGAGCCGGCGGCCGGTGGATAAGAAGCGCATGCTCACCGTGCACGGGGCGCAGGAAAACAACCTGAAAAACGTGGACGTGAACATCCCGCTCGGCGTACTGACATGCATCACGGGCGTATCCGGCAGTGGCAAGTCCTCGCTGATCAACGGCATCCTGGCTCGCAGCCTGGCCAACACGCTTAACGGCGCGCGGCTGGTGCCGGGGCACCACAAGAAGATCAGCGGCACCGAACACCTGGACAAGCTGGTGCAGGTGGACCAATCGCCGATTGGTCGCACGCCGCGATCCAACCCGGCCACATACACCGGCGTGTTCGACAAGATCCGCAAACTGTTCGCCGAAACCACCGAGGCGAAGGTGCGCGGCTACACCGCTGGGCGCTTCAGCTTCAACGTCAAGGGTGGGCGCTGCGAGGCCTGCCACGGCGACGGCACCCTGAAGATCGAGATGAACTTCCTGCCGGACGTGTACGTGCCGTGCGAAGTGTGTCACGGTGCCCGCTACAACCGGGAGACCCTGGAAGTGCACTACAAGGGCAAGAACATCTCCGAAGTGCTGGACATGCCGATCACCGAGGCAGCGGAGTTCTTCGCGCCCGTGACCTCGATCTCGCGGTACTTGGACACCCTCGTGGACGTGGGGCTGGGCTATGTGCGCCTGGGGCAATCGGCCACCACGCTGTCCGGTGGCGAGGCCCAGCGCGTGAAGCTGGCCGCGGAGCTGCAGAAGCGATCCAACGGCCGGACGATCTACATTCTGGACGAGCCGACGACGGGCCTGCACTTCGAGGACATTCGCAAGCTCATGCTGGTCATCCAGGGGCTGGTGGACAAGGGCAACAGCGTGCTCATCATCGAGCACAACCTGGACGTGATCAAGGCTGCCGACTGGATCGTGGACATGGGTCCGGAGGGCGGATCTGGCGGCGGCACCGTGGTTGCGGAGGGCACGCCGGAGCAGATCGCGAAGGTGAAGGAATCCCACACGGGCCGCTACCTGGCTTCGCTGGTGTAG
- a CDS encoding DUF2339 domain-containing protein produces MGYPMAPPQAVQRPSWWKREDLVTKILAITGAIITVMGLTIFASLAFSSGRSGQIVTVVMVAMVCLAVAAASIPAHRRNPHSAVAPAMMITATLGALADIWVSAFAEPLPLIGPDIGVLLTTITCAASLGVAYMWRNQPQAILVTVLAPLFIVPVSIYILMHPEDYSIPAVFFPSCLALLGVLGIATRWNRPWFAQQVVATITFLASIFIVDGNPFVVLFCGVLGIIVVIAIGYSHPYSSTALTLATTVVVLATPALVLVNSRIYWFALIIPVATALLAGFLILPKTKALALPPLKTPATLEVTLSATTLAAGITVAITLWAISARPEPIPVVSAACIVGVAALAACAVSAIPRFFASGAWAFLIIALLAGVPYALSSWQMDRVRASVPNVLVTAALVGVLGIAIAKRRVLIGQRLTVDPWLLGIIFAPGLLYASSTVLAIFTLVNPTEQFYMIAQVVISIGWMVAGVYALNRRHNVVGLALAGFATMKLVFFDLSVLGGLVQVIAFLVSGIALLVAAMARDKPSQLPNGNVNGGPNGGPNGGLGNFRGPFNQPGPMGTGGPMSPGGPMGPGGPTGPGGTVVPGGPMGPGQPSGPGQPLGSGHPASPGRPASPASPATPPEQMGPKKPMGPGAPRP; encoded by the coding sequence ATGGGATACCCGATGGCGCCGCCGCAGGCCGTCCAGCGACCATCATGGTGGAAGCGAGAAGATCTCGTCACCAAAATCCTCGCCATCACTGGAGCGATCATCACCGTCATGGGACTCACGATCTTTGCATCGCTCGCGTTTTCATCCGGCAGATCCGGACAAATCGTCACAGTGGTGATGGTCGCGATGGTGTGTCTCGCGGTAGCCGCCGCATCAATACCCGCCCATCGGCGCAATCCTCACAGCGCCGTCGCTCCCGCCATGATGATCACAGCCACGCTGGGTGCACTGGCAGATATTTGGGTTTCGGCATTTGCCGAGCCTCTACCGCTTATCGGACCGGACATCGGCGTTCTTCTGACCACCATCACGTGCGCAGCCTCCTTGGGCGTCGCATACATGTGGCGCAACCAGCCTCAGGCAATCCTCGTCACAGTCCTGGCTCCCCTATTCATCGTTCCGGTGTCGATCTACATCCTCATGCATCCTGAGGACTACTCCATCCCCGCCGTCTTCTTCCCCAGCTGTTTGGCCCTACTCGGCGTTTTGGGTATCGCCACTCGGTGGAACCGCCCGTGGTTTGCTCAACAGGTCGTCGCAACCATTACTTTCCTCGCAAGCATCTTCATCGTCGACGGCAATCCATTTGTGGTCTTGTTCTGTGGCGTACTTGGCATCATTGTTGTGATTGCCATCGGCTATTCACACCCTTATTCGTCTACCGCACTCACACTGGCCACCACGGTGGTTGTTCTCGCAACCCCAGCCTTGGTTCTTGTTAACTCCCGTATCTATTGGTTTGCCCTCATCATCCCCGTCGCCACGGCGTTGCTGGCTGGTTTCCTCATACTTCCCAAGACCAAAGCCCTGGCACTTCCACCTCTGAAGACGCCCGCAACACTCGAGGTGACACTTTCCGCGACAACTCTTGCTGCAGGCATTACAGTGGCGATCACGTTGTGGGCCATCTCGGCACGCCCTGAGCCCATCCCGGTCGTATCTGCGGCATGCATCGTAGGGGTTGCAGCTCTTGCTGCATGCGCTGTCAGCGCCATTCCACGATTCTTCGCCTCGGGAGCATGGGCGTTCCTCATTATTGCGCTTCTTGCAGGAGTGCCCTATGCCCTGAGCAGTTGGCAGATGGATCGAGTTCGGGCATCGGTCCCCAACGTGCTGGTGACCGCAGCTCTGGTCGGCGTGCTGGGAATTGCCATTGCGAAGCGACGGGTGCTCATCGGACAGCGTCTTACGGTTGACCCGTGGCTTCTTGGAATCATTTTCGCGCCTGGCTTGCTATACGCCTCGTCCACCGTGTTGGCGATTTTCACGTTGGTCAATCCCACCGAGCAGTTCTACATGATTGCGCAGGTTGTCATTTCCATTGGCTGGATGGTTGCCGGAGTGTACGCGCTGAACCGTCGGCACAACGTAGTCGGACTGGCGCTGGCCGGGTTCGCAACGATGAAGCTGGTGTTCTTTGACCTTTCAGTCCTCGGCGGCTTGGTCCAGGTCATTGCCTTCCTGGTGTCCGGAATTGCGCTGCTTGTCGCGGCGATGGCGCGGGACAAGCCAAGTCAACTCCCCAATGGAAACGTGAACGGCGGCCCCAATGGCGGCCCCAATGGCGGCCTAGGAAATTTCCGGGGCCCATTCAATCAGCCCGGCCCGATGGGCACTGGCGGACCAATGAGCCCTGGTGGACCGATGGGGCCCGGTGGACCAACCGGCCCAGGTGGCACGGTGGTTCCCGGTGGACCAATGGGACCGGGTCAGCCATCAGGACCTGGTCAACCACTAGGCTCCGGGCACCCCGCAAGCCCCGGGCGCCCCGCAAGCCCCGCGAGCCCGGCCACCCCTCCCGAGCAAATGGGACCCAAGAAGCCCATGGGACCAGGTGCCCCACGCCCCTAG
- the infC gene encoding translation initiation factor IF-3, whose protein sequence is MSAEARINDRIRVHEVRLVGPGGEQVGIVKTDDARKLAYEADLDLVEVAPNAKPPVAKIMDYGKFKYEQAQKAREARKNQQQTVVKEQKFRPKIDDHDYETKKGNVIRFLEKGSKVKVTIMFRGREQSRPELGFRLLERLANDVEEYGVVETRAKQDGRNMTMVLGPIRKGKK, encoded by the coding sequence ATTAGCGCAGAAGCTCGCATCAACGACCGCATTCGAGTCCATGAGGTCCGTCTCGTCGGTCCAGGCGGCGAACAGGTCGGCATCGTCAAGACTGATGATGCGCGAAAGCTGGCCTATGAAGCTGACCTCGACCTCGTAGAGGTGGCGCCGAACGCCAAGCCGCCCGTGGCAAAAATCATGGACTACGGCAAGTTCAAGTACGAGCAGGCTCAGAAGGCCCGCGAAGCTCGGAAGAACCAGCAGCAGACCGTGGTGAAGGAACAGAAGTTCCGCCCGAAGATCGACGATCACGATTACGAAACCAAAAAGGGTAACGTGATTCGTTTCTTGGAGAAGGGCTCGAAGGTCAAGGTCACCATCATGTTCCGCGGACGTGAGCAGTCTCGTCCGGAACTGGGCTTCCGTCTGCTGGAGCGGCTGGCCAATGACGTCGAAGAATACGGCGTCGTCGAGACCCGCGCCAAGCAGGATGGCCGCAACATGACCATGGTCCTGGGCCCCATCCGCAAGGGTAAGAAGTAG
- the rpmI gene encoding 50S ribosomal protein L35 produces MKQKTHKGAAKRIKITGSGKLRREQANRRHLLEGKPSKRTRRLKGTEDVAPADVKRIKRLLGKS; encoded by the coding sequence ATGAAGCAGAAGACTCACAAGGGTGCCGCCAAGCGCATCAAGATCACCGGTTCCGGCAAGCTCCGCCGCGAGCAGGCTAACCGCCGCCACCTCCTTGAGGGCAAGCCGTCCAAGCGCACCCGTCGCCTGAAGGGCACCGAGGACGTCGCTCCTGCTGACGTCAAGCGCATCAAGCGCCTCCTGGGCAAGTCCTAA
- the rplT gene encoding 50S ribosomal protein L20, which produces MARVKRSVNAKKKRREVLNSAKGYRGQRSRLYRKAKEQMLHSKTYEFRDRRARKGDFRKLWIQRINAGARQNGITYNRLIQGLRLAEIEVDRKILAELAVNDFDAFTALCDAAKAALPEDVNAPAAS; this is translated from the coding sequence GTGGCACGTGTCAAGCGCTCAGTGAACGCAAAGAAGAAGCGTCGCGAAGTACTCAATTCCGCAAAGGGCTACCGTGGTCAGCGCTCTCGCCTGTACCGCAAGGCCAAGGAGCAGATGCTCCACTCCAAGACCTACGAGTTCCGCGATCGTCGCGCTCGTAAGGGCGATTTCCGCAAGCTGTGGATCCAGCGCATCAACGCTGGTGCTCGCCAGAACGGCATCACCTACAACCGCCTGATCCAGGGCCTGCGCCTGGCCGAGATCGAGGTCGACCGCAAGATCCTCGCCGAGCTGGCCGTCAACGACTTTGACGCCTTCACCGCTCTGTGCGACGCCGCCAAGGCCGCACTGCCGGAGGATGTTAACGCCCCCGCCGCTTCCTAA